In a single window of the Pseudomonadota bacterium genome:
- a CDS encoding response regulator encodes MKKSGTRRHDLSDERLRQTEESYRNFFENAVAGFAQIDPKGKCINVNKALAGIYGFESPEEMIKSFNIFGQDTYVNQEDQKSFIKILETQGVLKGYEIQKYRKDRSKIWLSMNMRSVRDDYGKTLYFECIEEDITEHKRLESQIIQSQKMEAVGTLAGGIAHDFNNLLMGIQGYTSLMLYSMEQNHIHYDKLKSIEDLVRSGADLTRQLLGFARSGKYEVKPVDLNEIIHKTCMMFRRTKKEITVHNKQARDIYTVEVDRGQMEQVMFNLFINAWQAMPAGGDLYIETKNISLDESYIPYTVKPGEYVKISVTDTGPGMDEKTKERIFEPFFTTKEMGRGSGLGLASVYGIIKNHNGFINVYSEKGHGTTFSIYLPALVKETRRRKTPAQTIKGSETILIVDDEDTVISVCRELLETLDYKVITAYSGKDAVEIYRSKKDEIDLVILDMIMPDMGGGETFEIMKIINPDIKVILSSGYSLNSQAAGIMNQGCKTFIQKPFSIGELSKKVREVLDSNDDE; translated from the coding sequence ATGAAAAAATCAGGGACGCGCAGACATGACCTGTCAGATGAAAGACTAAGGCAAACAGAAGAATCGTATAGAAATTTTTTTGAAAATGCTGTAGCAGGTTTTGCTCAAATTGACCCGAAAGGGAAATGCATTAATGTAAACAAAGCATTAGCCGGCATATACGGTTTTGAATCTCCTGAGGAAATGATTAAGAGTTTTAACATTTTTGGACAAGATACGTATGTGAACCAGGAGGACCAAAAAAGTTTTATAAAAATACTGGAGACACAGGGTGTTTTAAAAGGATATGAAATCCAGAAGTATCGCAAGGACAGAAGCAAAATATGGCTTTCAATGAATATGCGTTCTGTTCGTGATGATTACGGTAAAACGCTTTATTTTGAATGTATTGAGGAAGATATTACCGAACATAAACGACTTGAATCCCAGATTATTCAATCACAAAAAATGGAAGCAGTAGGCACTCTTGCCGGCGGTATAGCCCATGATTTTAACAACCTTCTTATGGGGATACAAGGATATACATCGCTCATGCTTTATAGCATGGAACAAAACCATATTCATTATGACAAATTAAAGAGTATAGAGGATCTTGTAAGAAGCGGTGCCGACCTGACGAGACAGCTGCTTGGATTTGCAAGAAGTGGAAAATATGAAGTTAAGCCGGTTGACTTAAATGAAATTATTCATAAAACTTGTATGATGTTTCGTCGTACAAAAAAGGAAATTACAGTACACAATAAACAAGCAAGAGATATTTATACTGTTGAAGTAGACCGTGGACAAATGGAACAGGTAATGTTTAATCTTTTTATAAATGCCTGGCAGGCAATGCCTGCCGGAGGCGATCTTTATATTGAAACAAAAAATATCAGTCTCGATGAAAGCTATATACCTTATACTGTAAAACCTGGAGAATATGTAAAGATATCTGTTACAGATACCGGACCGGGAATGGACGAGAAAACGAAAGAAAGGATTTTTGAGCCTTTTTTTACTACGAAAGAAATGGGCAGGGGCTCGGGCCTCGGTCTTGCGTCTGTCTACGGCATTATCAAAAATCATAATGGGTTTATTAATGTTTATAGCGAAAAAGGTCATGGGACAACGTTTAGTATCTATCTTCCCGCTCTGGTAAAAGAAACCAGGAGGAGAAAGACACCGGCTCAAACTATCAAAGGAAGTGAGACTATCCTGATTGTAGATGATGAAGATACTGTAATCAGTGTATGCAGGGAACTTCTTGAAACTCTTGACTATAAAGTCATCACAGCGTACAGCGGCAAAGATGCTGTCGAAATATACAGGTCAAAAAAAGATGAGATCGATCTTGTTATCCTTGATATGATTATGCCGGATATGGGAGGCGGAGAGACTTTTGAGATAATGAAGATAATCAATCCTGACATAAAGGTTATTTTGTCGAGCGGCTACAGCCTGAACAGTCAGGCAGCCGGTATAATGAATCAAGGCTGCAAGACATTCATACAAAAACCTTTCAGCATAGGTGAACTTTCCAAAAAGGTAAGAGAAGTGCTCGATTCAAACGATGACGAGTAA
- the alsS gene encoding acetolactate synthase AlsS — protein MGIKGTAKARNGAELLVQCLEEQGVKYIFGIPGAKVDSIFDVLADHGPRLILCRHEQNAAFMAGMYGLLTGTPGVCLVTSGPGVTNLATGLSTATTDGYPLVALGGNVRRGMRHIKTHQCLDNVAVMKPVTKYAVEIYDGNTIPEVVANAFRQSMMPPLGAAFISLPQDVLTGPVEAAPIKTNQPGREGTAGTELIKKAAEIINKAKMPVIFAGVFSSRHEVTDSLRRFLNEYPVPLVNTYQAAGVLPRELFNCYAGSLGLFQNQPGDRLLKEADVVITVGFDPVEYDPEVWNKKRKGIIISIDEHSPVIDRYYQPEIELLGDIAANVDKLSRHLITRSDDPTAHSLVMQVQDSLLEAKQHGAQELGFPIHPLRLIYELRNLIGDDATVVCDIGSIYVWMARYFSIFEPHRLLFSNGQQTLGVALPWAIATTFARPGEKVISMSGDGGFLFSAMELETAVREKCNFIHLVWRDGSYDMVKIQQKLKYGRSFGVDFGQIDLVKFAEAFGAQGLRINSANEITPVLSKALSMSGPVIVDIPIDYSNNQSLCEVVNEDVGN, from the coding sequence ATGGGCATAAAAGGGACGGCAAAGGCAAGGAACGGGGCTGAATTATTGGTGCAGTGTCTTGAGGAGCAAGGTGTCAAATATATTTTTGGTATCCCCGGAGCAAAAGTAGATTCAATATTTGATGTACTTGCAGATCATGGCCCAAGACTGATTTTGTGTCGCCATGAGCAGAACGCAGCCTTTATGGCAGGCATGTATGGTCTCCTGACCGGCACACCTGGTGTATGTCTTGTCACTTCCGGACCAGGAGTAACAAATCTTGCTACAGGGCTTTCTACAGCAACAACTGATGGGTATCCCCTTGTTGCTCTGGGAGGAAATGTAAGGCGCGGAATGAGACATATAAAAACACATCAATGTCTTGATAATGTGGCGGTTATGAAACCGGTTACAAAATATGCTGTCGAAATCTATGACGGGAATACTATACCTGAGGTTGTAGCAAATGCATTCCGTCAAAGCATGATGCCGCCATTGGGAGCAGCATTTATAAGTCTGCCCCAGGATGTTCTCACAGGACCTGTTGAAGCCGCTCCAATCAAAACAAATCAACCAGGGAGGGAGGGAACAGCGGGCACCGAACTTATTAAAAAAGCCGCTGAGATCATTAATAAAGCAAAAATGCCTGTTATCTTTGCAGGTGTATTTTCCAGCAGGCATGAAGTAACTGATTCGTTGAGAAGATTTTTAAACGAATATCCTGTGCCACTTGTTAATACATATCAGGCAGCAGGTGTCCTGCCCCGTGAGCTTTTTAACTGTTATGCCGGAAGTCTTGGATTATTCCAGAACCAGCCCGGTGACAGGCTTTTAAAAGAAGCGGATGTTGTTATAACTGTTGGATTCGATCCTGTTGAATATGACCCTGAAGTCTGGAACAAAAAAAGAAAAGGTATAATAATAAGTATTGATGAGCATAGTCCCGTTATTGACAGGTACTATCAACCGGAAATTGAGCTTCTTGGTGATATAGCAGCCAATGTCGATAAGCTTTCAAGGCATCTCATAACACGTTCCGATGACCCCACGGCACACTCTCTCGTGATGCAGGTTCAGGACTCATTGCTTGAAGCAAAACAACATGGTGCACAGGAATTAGGCTTTCCCATCCATCCCTTGCGGCTTATCTATGAACTTCGCAACCTTATAGGTGATGACGCAACTGTAGTTTGCGATATAGGATCTATTTATGTCTGGATGGCACGTTATTTTTCTATCTTCGAGCCGCACCGATTACTCTTCAGTAACGGACAGCAAACATTAGGAGTAGCCCTCCCCTGGGCAATTGCAACTACCTTTGCACGTCCAGGAGAAAAGGTAATCTCCATGTCAGGGGATGGAGGATTCTTGTTTTCAGCAATGGAGCTTGAAACAGCAGTGAGGGAAAAATGCAATTTTATTCACTTAGTCTGGCGGGACGGAAGCTATGATATGGTAAAAATACAGCAAAAACTCAAATATGGACGCTCCTTTGGTGTAGATTTCGGACAAATTGACCTTGTAAAATTTGCAGAAGCCTTCGGCGCGCAAGGACTGCGTATAAATAGTGCCAATGAAATAACTCCGGTGCTCTCAAAAGCTCTCAGTATGAGCGGTCCGGTCATTGTGGATATACCTATTGATTACAGCAATAATCAGTCCCTCTGTGAAGTTGTAAATGAGGATGTAGGGAATTAA
- the budA gene encoding acetolactate decarboxylase, whose amino-acid sequence MNKNQYPSSFEISLPEELHTKLINATKRTGCTETDLIERALRRFLNDKQTNSAVYLSAPINALVEGLYVENTTISDIKKHGDFGLGTFNYLDGEMVVLDGNFYQVRSDGNVYSIDDNEKSPFACVTFFNPDTFDDIGNSVDASEFYDFLNKLIPSENMLYAIRIDGIFNHVRTRAVPKSENYRPLVEATKNQPVFDFHDVEGCLAGFYTPRFMESLNAPGYHLHFLTKDRQHGGHLIECAMQNARIGIQHVPELEVGLPVTLDYLTADFTRDIGKDLDKAEK is encoded by the coding sequence ATGAATAAAAACCAATATCCTTCAAGTTTTGAGATCTCTTTACCTGAAGAATTGCATACAAAACTGATAAATGCAACAAAACGCACAGGATGTACAGAAACAGATCTTATAGAACGTGCACTTCGCCGATTCCTGAATGATAAACAGACAAACTCCGCCGTTTATCTCTCTGCACCGATCAATGCGCTTGTAGAAGGGCTTTATGTAGAAAACACTACCATATCGGACATAAAAAAACACGGTGATTTTGGCCTTGGAACCTTTAATTATTTAGATGGCGAGATGGTTGTGCTTGACGGAAATTTCTATCAGGTACGGTCTGACGGGAATGTGTACAGCATTGATGATAATGAAAAATCACCTTTTGCTTGCGTGACCTTCTTTAATCCCGATACATTTGACGATATTGGCAATAGTGTTGATGCTTCTGAATTCTATGATTTTCTCAATAAGCTCATTCCATCTGAAAATATGCTCTATGCCATCCGTATTGACGGTATTTTCAATCATGTGAGAACAAGAGCAGTTCCGAAATCAGAAAATTACAGGCCTCTCGTGGAAGCAACAAAAAACCAGCCTGTTTTTGATTTCCACGATGTTGAGGGCTGTTTGGCAGGTTTCTATACACCACGATTTATGGAATCCCTTAATGCCCCGGGTTATCACCTTCATTTTCTCACTAAAGATCGGCAGCATGGCGGTCATTTGATCGAATGCGCCATGCAAAATGCCCGTATCGGCATTCAGCATGTACCGGAACTTGAGGTAGGGCTGCCTGTCACGCTTGACTACCTGACTGCTGATTTTACAAGGGATATCGGAAAGGATTTGGATAAAGCAGAAAAGTAA